The following proteins come from a genomic window of Trichoplusia ni isolate ovarian cell line Hi5 chromosome 16, tn1, whole genome shotgun sequence:
- the LOC113501910 gene encoding uncharacterized protein LOC113501910 isoform X1, whose protein sequence is MNDISLKIVESPKSHGGVDVSPPGETGADNEVDPLAIDDVELEKIKEPVSQDAVVEKAEEEKAGNCDDNAKEKSLSESQNGSSDSFVNVQPENVKEELIKEENSPAVEDPQTPDPIEQKENEPTATAPEPKPEVVEEKPAVKENVAVEPIVLKKELSPVKEVPMLVEEPKKEKADVEMAEAFPAEDKVELKTEKPKPQPMNGDVAKDERGTKRRSSEEVDTESPLKKLCQEVEKTFPQHDTMINEYMQTATKNSVDEIQRHTEQLLSEIQTLRELAQKKEHEWNNILHLKKVKEEILLRLLRRKQVLSFEKSAELNGSDRTDPYDYLNQAKSLAIDKSDEISGLALKQPGSTINPMMQTPVMPVTSHFNPMSGLPPPYDKAHMSMPKPVFPQAMMMPGQLPGFPRDMNGQLHGNFGLPMGRQGPTKDVKSIIADYRQRNPEVTPRRGRRMKSILNPNMMNAPRPIAPKVDSMNNLNNLNMLFNNLDMNQKAMLERLQQIQAGGLPNGLSFKDVLVQFANMQQANQGLIPNRPPETITNRPEHHIRPEGRRRQERNHEDVHVSVKQAERLASPSPRLPPPPPYPEISLLPVTTSQETSQQNSLLHGILTKQASPASQSYSPTLAKLLMSPERKQSAPTLPTFGQAKNCGEITITPVQPTPPPEPQPEKTEEVVQLDDEESPASEGEASGSPSGSGSGRLVIDEGAGSGASGGAEGAAEGEAPDDAPLCQGCRRRDAQFVCAGCANQWYCSRDCQVAAWDEHSEMCSG, encoded by the exons atgaaCGATATAAGCTTGAAAATAGTGGAATCTCCGAAGAGTCACGGTGGAGTGGATGTGTCTCCCCCGGGGGAGACTGGCGCCGACAATGAAGTGGATCCGCTGGCTATCGACGATGTCgagttagaaaaaataaaagagccGGTGTCGCAGGACGCGGTGGTCGAGAAAGCTGAAGAAGAAAAGGCGGGAAACTGTGATGATAATGCCAAAGAAAAAAGCTTAAGTGAGAGCCAGAATGGGAGTAGTGATAGTTTCGTTAACGTTCAGCCAGAGAATGttaaag AAGAATTGATCAAAGAAGAGAATAGTCCTGCTGTAGAGGACCCTCAAACTCCAGATCCGATTGAACAAAAGGAAAATGAACCGACAGCGACCGCTCCTGAGCCAAAACCTGAAGTGGTTGAGGAAAAACCCGCTGTCAAAGAAAATGTGGCTGTAGAACCTATTGTACTGAAGAAGGAACTCAGTCCTGTGAAAGAGGTTCCTATGCTTGTTGAAGAGCCGAAGAAGGAGAAAGCTGATGTTGAGATGGCAGAGGCCTTCCCGGCAGAGGATAAGGTAGAATTGAAAACGGAGAAACCAAAACCGCAGCCGATGAATGGGGATGTTGCTAAG gaCGAGCGAGGAACAAAGCGACGGTCAAGCGAGGAGGTCGACACAGAATCGCCGCTGAAGAAGCTCTGTCAAGAAGTAGAGAAAACATTTCCGCAACACGACACGATGATCAACGAATACATGCAGACAGCCACCAAGAACAGCGTCGACGAAATACAAAGGCACACAGAACAACTGCTCTCAGAAATACAGACGCTAAGGGAACTCGCACAGAAGAAGGAACACGAGTGGAACAATATCCTACACCTCAAAAAAGTCAAAGAGGAAATCCTCCTTCGACTGCTTAGACGAAAACAGGTCTTATCTTTCGAAAAATCAGCTGAACTGAACGGCTCCGATCGTACTGATCCGTACGACTACCTGAATCAAGCGAAGAGTCTGGCCATTGATAAAAGCGACGAGATTTCAGGGCTGGCTCTGAAACAACCAGGTTCTACTATCAATCCGATGATGCAGACCCCGGTAATGCCGGTCACTTCCCATTTTAACCCCATGTCAGGGTTGCCACCGCCGTACGATAAAGCGCACATGTCGATGCCGAAACCAGTATTCCCTCAAGCGATGATGATGCCTGGACAGCTGCCAGGGTTCCCTAGGGACATGAATGGGCAGCTGCACGGCAACTTTGGCTTGCCAATGGGCCGACAGGGTCCTACGAAAGATGTGAAGTCTATAATAGCGGATTATAGGCAGCGGAACCCTGAAGTGACGCCGAGAAGAGGGCGGAGAATGAAGTCTATACTGAACCCTAACATGATGAATGCCCCGAGACCGATAGCCCCGAAAGTAGACAGTATGAACAATTTGAATAATCTTAATATGCTGTTTAACAATTTAGATAtg aaTCAGAAAGCAATGCTAGAAAGACTGCAACAGATCCAAGCTGGTGGGCTACCGAACGGTCTCTCGTTCAAAGACGTACTCGTCCAGTTCGCGAACATGCAGCAGGCCAACCAGGGCCTCATACCCAACAGACCACCGGAGACCATCACCAACAGACCTGAACACCACATACGACCTGAAGGCAGAAGACGGCAGGAGAGGAACCACGAAGATGTCCACGTGTCCGTCAAGCAGGCTGAGAGACTCGCTTCGCCGAGCCCTCGATTGCCACCACCACCACCATATCCTGAAATATCCTTGTTACCTGTCACCACAAGCCAAGAAACGTCACAACAAAACTCCTTACTCCATGGCATCCTCacaaag CAGGCGTCTCCTGCGTCTCAGAGTTACTCCCCGACGTTGGCTAAACTGCTCATGTCGCCGGAAAGGAAACAGAGTGCGCCAACGTTACCAACTTTCGGTCAGGCCAAG AATTGCGGGGAGATCACTATAACGCCGGTGCAGCCGACGCCGCCGCCCGAGCCGCAGCCGGAGAAGACCGAAGAGGTTGTACAACTG GACGACGAGGAGAGTCCAGCGTCGGAAGGCGAAGCGTCAGGCTCGCCGTCGGGGTCGGGGTCGGGGCGGCTGGTGATCGACGAGGGCGCGGGGTCGGGCGCGTCGGGCGGCGCGGAGGGCGCGGCCGAGGGCGAGGCGCCGGACGACGCGCCGCTGTGCCAGGGCTGCCGCCGCCGGGACGCGCAGTTCGTGTGCGCCGGCTGCGCCAACCAGTGGTACTGCAGCAGGGACTGCCAG GTGGCGGCATGGGACGAGCATTCAGAAATGTGTTCGGGCTAA
- the LOC113501910 gene encoding uncharacterized protein LOC113501910 isoform X2, protein MNDISLKIVESPKSHGGVDVSPPGETGADNEVDPLAIDDVELEKIKEPVSQDAVVEKAEEEKAGNCDDNAKEKSLSESQNGSSDSFVNVQPENVKEELIKEENSPAVEDPQTPDPIEQKENEPTATAPEPKPEVVEEKPAVKENVAVEPIVLKKELSPVKEVPMLVEEPKKEKADVEMAEAFPAEDKVELKTEKPKPQPMNGDVAKDERGTKRRSSEEVDTESPLKKLCQEVEKTFPQHDTMINEYMQTATKNSVDEIQRHTEQLLSEIQTLRELAQKKEHEWNNILHLKKVKEEILLRLLRRKQVLSFEKSAELNGSDRTDPYDYLNQAKSLAIDKSDEISGLALKQPGSTINPMMQTPVMPVTSHFNPMSGLPPPYDKAHMSMPKPVFPQAMMMPGQLPGFPRDMNGQLHGNFGLPMGRQGPTKDVKSIIADYRQRNPEVTPRRGRRMKSILNPNMMNAPRPIAPKVDSMNNLNNLNMLFNNLDMNQKAMLERLQQIQAGGLPNGLSFKDVLVQFANMQQANQGLIPNRPPETITNRPEHHIRPEGRRRQERNHEDVHVSVKQAERLASPSPRLPPPPPYPEISLLPVTTSQETSQQNSLLHGILTKNCGEITITPVQPTPPPEPQPEKTEEVVQLDDEESPASEGEASGSPSGSGSGRLVIDEGAGSGASGGAEGAAEGEAPDDAPLCQGCRRRDAQFVCAGCANQWYCSRDCQVAAWDEHSEMCSG, encoded by the exons atgaaCGATATAAGCTTGAAAATAGTGGAATCTCCGAAGAGTCACGGTGGAGTGGATGTGTCTCCCCCGGGGGAGACTGGCGCCGACAATGAAGTGGATCCGCTGGCTATCGACGATGTCgagttagaaaaaataaaagagccGGTGTCGCAGGACGCGGTGGTCGAGAAAGCTGAAGAAGAAAAGGCGGGAAACTGTGATGATAATGCCAAAGAAAAAAGCTTAAGTGAGAGCCAGAATGGGAGTAGTGATAGTTTCGTTAACGTTCAGCCAGAGAATGttaaag AAGAATTGATCAAAGAAGAGAATAGTCCTGCTGTAGAGGACCCTCAAACTCCAGATCCGATTGAACAAAAGGAAAATGAACCGACAGCGACCGCTCCTGAGCCAAAACCTGAAGTGGTTGAGGAAAAACCCGCTGTCAAAGAAAATGTGGCTGTAGAACCTATTGTACTGAAGAAGGAACTCAGTCCTGTGAAAGAGGTTCCTATGCTTGTTGAAGAGCCGAAGAAGGAGAAAGCTGATGTTGAGATGGCAGAGGCCTTCCCGGCAGAGGATAAGGTAGAATTGAAAACGGAGAAACCAAAACCGCAGCCGATGAATGGGGATGTTGCTAAG gaCGAGCGAGGAACAAAGCGACGGTCAAGCGAGGAGGTCGACACAGAATCGCCGCTGAAGAAGCTCTGTCAAGAAGTAGAGAAAACATTTCCGCAACACGACACGATGATCAACGAATACATGCAGACAGCCACCAAGAACAGCGTCGACGAAATACAAAGGCACACAGAACAACTGCTCTCAGAAATACAGACGCTAAGGGAACTCGCACAGAAGAAGGAACACGAGTGGAACAATATCCTACACCTCAAAAAAGTCAAAGAGGAAATCCTCCTTCGACTGCTTAGACGAAAACAGGTCTTATCTTTCGAAAAATCAGCTGAACTGAACGGCTCCGATCGTACTGATCCGTACGACTACCTGAATCAAGCGAAGAGTCTGGCCATTGATAAAAGCGACGAGATTTCAGGGCTGGCTCTGAAACAACCAGGTTCTACTATCAATCCGATGATGCAGACCCCGGTAATGCCGGTCACTTCCCATTTTAACCCCATGTCAGGGTTGCCACCGCCGTACGATAAAGCGCACATGTCGATGCCGAAACCAGTATTCCCTCAAGCGATGATGATGCCTGGACAGCTGCCAGGGTTCCCTAGGGACATGAATGGGCAGCTGCACGGCAACTTTGGCTTGCCAATGGGCCGACAGGGTCCTACGAAAGATGTGAAGTCTATAATAGCGGATTATAGGCAGCGGAACCCTGAAGTGACGCCGAGAAGAGGGCGGAGAATGAAGTCTATACTGAACCCTAACATGATGAATGCCCCGAGACCGATAGCCCCGAAAGTAGACAGTATGAACAATTTGAATAATCTTAATATGCTGTTTAACAATTTAGATAtg aaTCAGAAAGCAATGCTAGAAAGACTGCAACAGATCCAAGCTGGTGGGCTACCGAACGGTCTCTCGTTCAAAGACGTACTCGTCCAGTTCGCGAACATGCAGCAGGCCAACCAGGGCCTCATACCCAACAGACCACCGGAGACCATCACCAACAGACCTGAACACCACATACGACCTGAAGGCAGAAGACGGCAGGAGAGGAACCACGAAGATGTCCACGTGTCCGTCAAGCAGGCTGAGAGACTCGCTTCGCCGAGCCCTCGATTGCCACCACCACCACCATATCCTGAAATATCCTTGTTACCTGTCACCACAAGCCAAGAAACGTCACAACAAAACTCCTTACTCCATGGCATCCTCacaaag AATTGCGGGGAGATCACTATAACGCCGGTGCAGCCGACGCCGCCGCCCGAGCCGCAGCCGGAGAAGACCGAAGAGGTTGTACAACTG GACGACGAGGAGAGTCCAGCGTCGGAAGGCGAAGCGTCAGGCTCGCCGTCGGGGTCGGGGTCGGGGCGGCTGGTGATCGACGAGGGCGCGGGGTCGGGCGCGTCGGGCGGCGCGGAGGGCGCGGCCGAGGGCGAGGCGCCGGACGACGCGCCGCTGTGCCAGGGCTGCCGCCGCCGGGACGCGCAGTTCGTGTGCGCCGGCTGCGCCAACCAGTGGTACTGCAGCAGGGACTGCCAG GTGGCGGCATGGGACGAGCATTCAGAAATGTGTTCGGGCTAA